In one window of Caenimonas aquaedulcis DNA:
- a CDS encoding glutaredoxin domain-containing protein: MILARPIAAAAVLGCLALTGIGASDANAQQIYRIVGPDGRVTFSDKPPADGSGSKGSTLSLSAATDAASFPFELRQAATRYPVTLYTAPGCGPCTTGRGMLMARGIPFSEKSVTSNEDIEALKRLAGASSVPFLTIGGQQLRGYSEVEWTQFLDAAGYPKTSQLPAGYARAPVTPLVAVQEQQAARPAPPPPPAPATAAGPAAEPGPTPDNPKGIRF; the protein is encoded by the coding sequence ATGATTCTTGCCCGCCCCATCGCCGCCGCCGCCGTCCTCGGGTGCCTCGCGCTCACCGGAATCGGTGCAAGCGATGCAAATGCGCAACAGATCTATCGCATCGTCGGGCCGGATGGCCGCGTGACCTTTTCCGACAAGCCGCCCGCCGACGGAAGCGGCTCCAAGGGTTCGACGCTGTCGCTGAGCGCTGCCACGGACGCCGCGTCGTTCCCCTTCGAGCTGCGGCAGGCCGCGACCCGCTATCCCGTCACGCTCTACACCGCGCCTGGCTGCGGGCCCTGCACGACGGGCCGGGGCATGCTGATGGCGCGCGGGATCCCGTTCAGCGAAAAGTCCGTCACGAGCAATGAGGACATCGAGGCGCTCAAGCGCCTGGCCGGCGCGAGCTCGGTTCCGTTCCTCACCATAGGCGGCCAGCAGTTGCGCGGCTATTCGGAAGTCGAGTGGACCCAGTTTCTCGACGCGGCAGGCTACCCCAAGACATCGCAGCTGCCCGCGGGTTACGCAAGGGCGCCGGTGACGCCGCTCGTGGCAGTCCAGGAGCAGCAGGCGGCGAGGCCGGCCCCGCCGCCGCCGCCAGCGCCGGCCACTGCCGCGGGCCCTGCCGCGGAGCCCGGCCCGACGCCCGACAACCCCAAGGGCATCCGCTTCTGA
- a CDS encoding quinone-dependent dihydroorotate dehydrogenase: MSLLPYSLARPFLFGLDPETAHELTMQSLARLQGTPLAWAYTNGMVQDPVEIAGLRFPNRVGLAAGLDKNARCIDGLGAIGFGFVEVGTVTPKPQPGNPKPRMFRLPRAGALINRLGFNNDGLDAFIANVKRSSFRAKGRILGLNIGKNAATPIENATSDYLTCLDGVYPHADYVTVNISSPNTANLRSLQSDEALDGLLGAIAARREELARLHGRRVPVFVKIAPDLDEAQVRLIAATLKRHGMDGVVATNTTISREAVKGMPHAEEAGGLSGAPVLAASNRVISQLRAALGPDFPIIGVGGIMSAEDAVSKIRAGADLVQVYTGLIYRGPDLVSQSARAIRELARERQAARPS; this comes from the coding sequence ATGTCGCTGCTCCCCTACTCGCTCGCCCGCCCCTTCCTGTTCGGCCTGGACCCGGAGACGGCGCATGAATTGACGATGCAATCGCTCGCACGGCTGCAGGGCACGCCGCTCGCGTGGGCATACACCAACGGCATGGTGCAGGACCCGGTGGAGATCGCCGGCCTGCGCTTTCCCAATCGGGTCGGGCTGGCCGCCGGCCTCGACAAGAACGCGCGCTGCATCGACGGGCTGGGCGCGATCGGCTTCGGTTTCGTCGAAGTGGGCACGGTAACGCCCAAGCCGCAACCGGGCAACCCGAAGCCGCGGATGTTCCGGCTGCCGCGCGCGGGCGCGCTGATCAACCGCCTCGGCTTCAACAACGACGGCCTCGATGCCTTCATCGCGAACGTCAAGCGCTCGTCCTTCCGCGCGAAGGGCCGCATCCTCGGGTTGAACATCGGCAAAAACGCCGCCACCCCGATCGAGAACGCGACCAGCGACTACCTCACCTGCCTGGACGGCGTGTATCCGCATGCGGACTACGTGACCGTCAACATTTCCAGCCCCAACACGGCCAACCTGCGCTCCCTGCAGTCCGACGAGGCGCTGGACGGCCTGCTCGGCGCCATCGCGGCCCGGCGGGAGGAACTGGCGCGCCTGCACGGACGGCGCGTGCCCGTCTTCGTGAAGATCGCCCCGGACCTCGACGAAGCGCAGGTGCGCCTGATCGCCGCGACCTTGAAACGCCATGGCATGGATGGCGTCGTCGCGACGAACACCACCATCAGCCGGGAAGCGGTCAAGGGGATGCCGCATGCGGAAGAAGCGGGAGGCTTGAGCGGCGCGCCGGTGCTCGCGGCGAGCAACCGCGTGATCTCGCAACTGCGTGCAGCGCTAGGTCCGGATTTCCCGATCATCGGGGTGGGCGGCATCATGAGCGCCGAAGACGCGGTGAGCAAGATTCGCGCGGGCGCGGACCTGGTGCAGGTCTATACCGGCCTGATCTATCGCGGGCCCGACCTCGTCAGCCAGTCCGCCCGGGCGATCCGCGAGCTGGCGCGCGAACGGCAGGCCGCCCGACCGTCCTAG
- a CDS encoding M3 family metallopeptidase: protein MSNPLLDFTDLPLFDAVRPEHVAPAMDSLLADADAALEQVTQPGFPSRWDDIARVLDTATERLGRSWGVVSHLNGVADTPELRAAYNESLPKVTEFWTRLGSDERLYAKYKAIDPANLNPEQRQAHKNAIRNFVLGGAELTGAAKERFAAIQEKQAEVGQKFSENALDATDAFAYYASEGELGGVPEDVVQAARAAAQADGKDGYKLTLKMPSYLPVMQFATDRALRERMYRAYVTRASDQGDTKFDNSANIREILSLRKEEAQLLGFANFGEESLVAKMAHSPAEVVNFLRDLAKRARPYAEQDVADMRDFAAAKLGIADPQSWDWPFIGEKLKEERYAFSEQEVKQYFTAPKVLAGLFKIIETLFEVTIRRDVAPVWNPGVEFYRIERERKQGERMTTELVGQFYLDPAARTGKRGGAWMDDVRARWLRPDDGRLQTPVAHLVCNFAEGVDGKPPLLTHDDVITLFHESGHGLQHMLTQVNERDVSGISGVEWDAVELPSQFMENFCWEWSVLRHMTAHVETGAPLPRELFDKMLAAKNFQSGLGTLRQIEFALFDMLLHTEHDPAEDFMPLLAKVREEVSVLQPPAFSRTAHTFSHIFAGGYAAGYYSYKWAEVLSADAYAAFEETAGKDGLPSIETGRKYRQAILESGGSRPAIESFKAFRGREPTLDALLRHQGMA, encoded by the coding sequence ATGAGCAATCCCCTACTCGACTTCACCGACCTTCCCCTCTTCGACGCCGTGCGTCCGGAGCACGTCGCCCCCGCGATGGATTCGCTGTTGGCGGACGCCGACGCCGCGCTGGAGCAGGTGACGCAACCCGGCTTCCCGAGCCGCTGGGACGACATCGCCAGGGTGCTTGACACCGCGACCGAGCGCCTCGGCCGCTCATGGGGCGTCGTGAGCCACCTCAATGGCGTGGCCGACACGCCCGAACTGCGCGCGGCCTACAACGAGTCGCTGCCGAAAGTCACCGAGTTCTGGACGCGCCTCGGCTCGGACGAGCGGCTCTACGCGAAGTACAAGGCGATCGACCCCGCGAACCTCAACCCGGAGCAGCGCCAGGCCCACAAGAATGCCATCCGCAACTTCGTGCTGGGCGGCGCCGAGCTGACCGGCGCCGCGAAGGAGCGGTTCGCCGCCATCCAGGAAAAGCAGGCGGAAGTCGGGCAGAAATTCAGCGAGAACGCACTGGATGCCACCGACGCCTTCGCGTACTACGCGAGCGAGGGAGAACTCGGCGGCGTGCCGGAAGACGTCGTCCAGGCGGCCCGCGCAGCGGCGCAGGCCGACGGCAAGGACGGCTACAAGCTCACGCTGAAAATGCCCAGCTACCTGCCCGTGATGCAGTTCGCCACCGACCGCGCCCTGCGCGAGCGCATGTACCGCGCCTATGTGACCCGCGCGAGCGACCAGGGCGATACGAAGTTCGACAACAGCGCCAACATCCGGGAGATCCTGTCCCTGCGCAAGGAAGAAGCGCAGCTCCTGGGCTTCGCCAACTTCGGGGAGGAATCCCTGGTCGCGAAGATGGCCCACTCGCCCGCGGAAGTCGTCAACTTCCTGCGCGATCTCGCCAAACGCGCCCGGCCCTACGCCGAACAGGACGTGGCCGACATGCGCGATTTCGCCGCGGCGAAGCTCGGTATCGCAGACCCGCAATCCTGGGACTGGCCCTTCATCGGCGAGAAGCTCAAGGAGGAGCGCTACGCGTTCAGCGAGCAGGAGGTGAAGCAGTACTTCACTGCGCCGAAAGTGCTGGCTGGCCTCTTCAAGATCATCGAGACGCTGTTCGAAGTGACCATCCGCCGCGACGTCGCGCCCGTGTGGAACCCGGGCGTCGAGTTCTATCGCATCGAGCGCGAACGCAAGCAGGGCGAGCGGATGACGACGGAACTCGTCGGCCAGTTCTACCTCGATCCCGCGGCGCGGACGGGCAAGCGCGGCGGCGCGTGGATGGACGACGTGCGCGCCCGCTGGCTGCGCCCGGACGACGGCCGGCTGCAGACCCCCGTCGCGCATCTCGTGTGCAACTTCGCCGAGGGCGTGGACGGCAAGCCGCCGCTGCTCACGCACGACGACGTCATCACCCTCTTCCACGAATCGGGCCATGGCCTGCAGCACATGCTCACGCAGGTGAACGAACGCGACGTCTCGGGCATCAGCGGCGTCGAGTGGGACGCGGTGGAACTGCCCAGCCAGTTCATGGAAAACTTCTGCTGGGAATGGAGCGTGCTGCGCCACATGACCGCCCATGTGGAGACCGGCGCGCCGCTGCCGCGCGAACTCTTCGACAAGATGCTCGCCGCCAAGAATTTCCAGAGCGGCCTGGGCACCCTGCGCCAGATCGAATTCGCGCTGTTCGACATGCTCCTGCACACCGAGCACGACCCGGCCGAGGATTTCATGCCCCTGCTCGCCAAGGTGCGCGAAGAAGTGTCCGTTCTGCAGCCGCCTGCGTTCAGCCGCACGGCGCACACCTTCAGCCACATCTTCGCGGGCGGCTATGCCGCCGGCTACTACAGCTACAAGTGGGCCGAGGTCCTGAGCGCCGACGCGTACGCCGCCTTCGAGGAAACGGCGGGCAAAGACGGCTTGCCAAGCATCGAAACCGGGCGAAAATACCGTCAAGCCATCCTGGAATCCGGCGGAAGCCGGCCCGCCATCGAGTCTTTCAAGGCGTTCCGCGGGCGCGAGCCCACCCTGGACGCCCTGCTGCGGCACCAGGGCATGGCGTGA
- the rpiA gene encoding ribose-5-phosphate isomerase RpiA, with amino-acid sequence MTQDELKALVGQAALQYVVPGEIVGVGTGSTVNKFIDALASMKDRIKGAVSSSVASTERLQALGIPVFDSNAVEELSVYIDGADEIDGRGYMIKGGGAALTREKIVAAQSRRFVCIADESKLVGTLGRFPVPVEVIPMATQRLIRQFAAMGGSAQVRMKDGKALVTDNGQSIVDVSGLRIADPLAFEDEVSQWPGVVTVGVFAHQKAAVCLLGTAGGVRTIEY; translated from the coding sequence ATGACCCAGGATGAACTGAAAGCGCTGGTCGGCCAGGCGGCGCTGCAATACGTGGTGCCAGGAGAAATCGTGGGCGTCGGCACGGGATCGACCGTCAACAAGTTCATCGACGCGCTGGCCTCGATGAAGGACAGGATCAAGGGCGCGGTGTCGAGCTCCGTCGCCTCTACCGAGCGCCTGCAGGCGCTGGGCATCCCGGTGTTCGACAGCAACGCGGTGGAAGAACTCTCGGTGTACATCGACGGCGCCGACGAGATCGACGGGCGCGGCTACATGATCAAGGGAGGCGGCGCCGCCCTCACGCGCGAGAAGATCGTCGCCGCGCAGTCGCGGCGCTTCGTCTGCATCGCGGACGAATCGAAGCTGGTCGGGACGCTCGGGCGTTTCCCCGTGCCGGTGGAGGTCATCCCGATGGCGACGCAGCGCCTGATCCGGCAATTCGCGGCGATGGGCGGCAGCGCGCAAGTGCGGATGAAGGATGGCAAGGCGCTGGTGACCGACAACGGCCAGTCCATCGTGGACGTGAGCGGGCTGCGCATCGCGGACCCGCTGGCATTCGAGGATGAAGTGAGCCAGTGGCCCGGCGTGGTGACCGTGGGCGTATTCGCGCACCAGAAGGCCGCCGTGTGCCTGCTGGGCACCGCCGGCGGCGTCAGGACGATCGAATACTGA
- the folD gene encoding bifunctional methylenetetrahydrofolate dehydrogenase/methenyltetrahydrofolate cyclohydrolase FolD, with protein MTASIIDGKALAQQIRAEVLGRTQALKARGIQPALSIIMVGDDPASAVYTKHKVNDSTETGLAATLERYPATLTQDELLARIEALNNDPAVHGILVQLPLPRHMDSQRVIETIAPAKDVDGFHVANAGALMVGRPGFWPCTPHGCMKMLESIGYDLRGKHAVVIGRSNIVGKPMAMMLLGRNATVTICHSATRDLKAMTLQADVVVAAVGKRNVLTADMVKPGAVVIDVGMNTNEAGKLCGDVDFAGVSEVAGWITPVPGGVGPMTRAMLLVNTLEAAERAANRAH; from the coding sequence ATGACTGCATCCATCATCGACGGCAAGGCGCTTGCCCAGCAGATCCGCGCCGAAGTGCTCGGGCGCACGCAGGCGCTGAAGGCGCGGGGCATCCAACCGGCGCTTTCCATCATCATGGTCGGCGACGACCCCGCCAGCGCGGTCTACACGAAGCACAAGGTCAACGACAGCACCGAGACCGGCTTGGCGGCGACGCTGGAGCGCTATCCGGCCACGCTGACGCAGGACGAGCTCCTCGCCCGCATCGAGGCGTTGAACAACGACCCCGCCGTCCACGGCATCCTCGTGCAGCTGCCGTTGCCCAGGCACATGGATTCGCAGCGCGTGATCGAGACCATCGCTCCCGCCAAGGACGTCGACGGCTTCCACGTGGCCAACGCCGGCGCATTGATGGTCGGGCGCCCCGGATTCTGGCCGTGCACGCCGCACGGCTGCATGAAGATGCTGGAATCCATCGGCTATGACCTGCGCGGCAAGCACGCCGTCGTCATCGGACGCAGCAACATCGTCGGCAAACCGATGGCGATGATGCTGCTCGGCCGCAACGCGACCGTCACCATCTGCCACAGCGCGACGCGCGACCTGAAAGCGATGACGCTCCAGGCCGACGTGGTCGTGGCCGCTGTCGGCAAGCGCAATGTGCTCACCGCCGACATGGTCAAGCCCGGCGCGGTCGTCATCGACGTCGGAATGAACACCAACGAGGCCGGCAAGCTCTGCGGTGACGTGGATTTCGCCGGGGTGAGCGAGGTCGCCGGCTGGATCACGCCCGTCCCTGGAGGCGTGGGGCCCATGACGCGGGCGATGCTGCTCGTCAATACGCTGGAAGCAGCGGAGCGGGCGGCGAATCGCGCCCATTGA
- a CDS encoding TonB-dependent receptor family protein, with protein MKRPLSWIAWLVAALAGHAAAQSLPAVTVTATRTQAAPFEVPASVDVIEGDRLRSAGRAEVNLSEGIAGVPGVAARDRQNYAQDLQLSIRGFGARSTFGVRGVRIYVDGIPATMPDGQGQLSHIDLSSAGRVELLRGPFSALYGNSSGGVLQVFTERGAGPPVVSASFATGSDGLSRPSVRASGSTPSLGYSVGASHFTTDGFRDHSGAQRDVANARLDWQHGADSDWMLVANALDLRADDPLGLSRAQFETAPRSVDASAGAFDTRKTVRQSQLGLVNERKLGAGNSLRVMVYGGQRDTQQFQAIPVGAQASPLHPGGVIGLARRYTGADLRWTSKGELAGQALEWVGGVAFDTMDEHRVGRQNFIGPLLGVEGALRRDEDNRVSNLDPYLQGVWKLAPRWTLTGGVRHSSVRFSSSDRYVSGANGDDSGSVRYSATLPAAALMFALAPDTRVYVASGRGFETPTFNELAYRPDGTPGLNFALRPARSANLEAGIKGRGGDIASLRTHWSAAWFRTRTRDEIVTQTNGAGRSTFQNAGTTRREGVELSWSASLAPGWRMQFAQTWLDARYREAFRTCAVTPCAAPSLVVPSGNRIPGTARSTTAAEVAWAPRTGWQAGAELRRSSRVYVNDSNSDAAPAFTTVALNGGYVFDLQPWTLAVTARIDNLLDRRYAGSVIVNEGNGRYFEPAPGRSYIVKFAGSYAF; from the coding sequence ATGAAGCGGCCCCTCTCCTGGATCGCGTGGCTCGTTGCGGCGCTGGCGGGGCACGCGGCCGCGCAGTCCTTGCCGGCGGTCACCGTCACCGCGACACGAACACAAGCCGCGCCCTTCGAAGTACCGGCGTCCGTGGACGTGATCGAAGGCGACAGGCTGCGCTCGGCGGGCCGTGCGGAAGTCAACCTGTCCGAAGGCATCGCGGGGGTGCCCGGCGTCGCCGCGCGCGACCGGCAGAACTACGCGCAGGACCTGCAGCTGTCCATCCGCGGCTTCGGAGCGCGTTCGACCTTCGGCGTGCGCGGCGTGCGCATCTATGTCGACGGCATTCCCGCGACCATGCCCGACGGCCAAGGCCAGCTCTCGCACATCGACCTGTCGTCGGCCGGCCGCGTGGAATTGCTGCGCGGGCCTTTTTCCGCGCTGTATGGCAATTCGTCCGGTGGGGTACTTCAGGTGTTCACCGAGCGCGGTGCCGGCCCGCCTGTCGTTTCCGCAAGCTTCGCAACCGGCAGCGACGGGCTGTCGCGCCCGTCCGTTCGAGCCAGCGGCTCGACACCATCGCTGGGCTATTCGGTGGGCGCCAGCCATTTCACGACCGATGGCTTTCGCGACCACAGCGGCGCGCAACGCGACGTCGCCAACGCACGGCTGGACTGGCAGCATGGCGCGGACAGCGACTGGATGCTGGTGGCCAACGCGCTGGACTTGCGCGCGGACGATCCGCTCGGCCTCTCGCGCGCGCAGTTCGAAACCGCGCCGCGGAGCGTGGACGCGTCCGCCGGGGCCTTCGACACGCGAAAGACCGTGCGGCAAAGCCAGCTGGGACTCGTGAACGAGAGAAAACTCGGCGCCGGCAACAGCCTGCGCGTGATGGTGTACGGCGGTCAGCGGGACACACAGCAGTTCCAGGCGATCCCCGTCGGTGCGCAGGCCAGCCCCTTGCATCCCGGAGGCGTGATCGGGCTGGCTCGCCGCTATACAGGTGCGGACCTGCGCTGGACGTCGAAGGGCGAGCTCGCCGGTCAGGCGCTCGAGTGGGTTGGGGGCGTGGCCTTCGACACGATGGACGAACACCGCGTGGGGCGCCAGAACTTCATCGGGCCGCTGCTCGGTGTCGAAGGTGCGTTGCGGCGCGATGAAGACAACCGCGTCTCGAACCTCGACCCCTACCTGCAGGGAGTGTGGAAGCTCGCGCCGCGCTGGACGCTCACGGGCGGTGTGCGGCACAGCAGCGTGCGCTTCTCGTCGAGCGACCGCTACGTGTCGGGCGCGAACGGCGACGACAGCGGCAGCGTGCGGTACAGCGCAACCCTGCCTGCCGCCGCGCTGATGTTCGCACTGGCGCCGGACACGCGTGTCTATGTGGCGTCCGGACGGGGCTTCGAAACGCCGACCTTCAACGAGCTCGCGTACCGGCCGGACGGGACGCCGGGACTCAACTTCGCGCTGCGGCCCGCGCGCAGCGCGAACCTGGAGGCCGGGATCAAGGGACGCGGCGGCGACATCGCCTCGCTTCGCACGCATTGGAGCGCGGCTTGGTTCCGCACACGGACGCGCGACGAAATCGTGACCCAGACCAACGGCGCCGGCCGCAGCACCTTCCAGAACGCCGGCACCACGCGTCGCGAAGGCGTGGAGCTCTCCTGGTCCGCAAGCCTGGCGCCCGGGTGGCGCATGCAGTTCGCGCAGACTTGGCTGGATGCCCGGTACCGGGAGGCCTTCCGCACGTGCGCGGTCACGCCCTGCGCGGCGCCGTCCCTCGTGGTTCCTTCCGGCAATCGCATTCCCGGCACCGCGCGCTCGACCACGGCGGCCGAAGTGGCCTGGGCGCCACGCACCGGCTGGCAGGCGGGTGCGGAACTGCGCCGCTCCAGCCGCGTCTACGTGAACGACAGCAACAGCGATGCCGCTCCCGCATTCACGACGGTCGCACTGAATGGCGGCTACGTGTTCGACCTGCAGCCCTGGACGCTCGCCGTCACGGCGCGCATCGACAACCTGCTCGATCGCCGCTACGCGGGATCCGTGATCGTGAACGAAGGGAACGGCCGCTACTTCGAGCCCGCGCCGGGCCGCAGCTACATCGTCAAATTCGCGGGCAGCTACGCGTTCTAG
- a CDS encoding response regulator transcription factor, producing MSLIPKKGTVYVVDDDEAVRDSLQWLLEGKDYRVRCFDSAESFLSRYDPREVACLIVDIRMGGMTGLELQDRLIERKSPLPIVFITGHGDVPMAVNTMKKGAMDFIQKPFKEDELVSLVERMLDYAKGAFAESQSAASRDALLSKLTSREAQVLERIVAGRLNKQIADDLGISIKTVEAHRANIMEKLNANTVADLLKIALGQNAPKG from the coding sequence ATGAGTTTGATTCCCAAGAAGGGCACCGTCTATGTGGTCGACGACGACGAAGCGGTCCGCGATTCCCTGCAATGGCTGCTCGAAGGCAAGGACTACCGCGTCCGCTGCTTCGATTCCGCCGAATCCTTCCTCTCCCGCTACGACCCGCGCGAAGTCGCCTGCCTGATCGTCGACATCCGCATGGGCGGGATGACGGGGCTGGAGCTGCAGGACCGCCTGATCGAGCGCAAGTCGCCGCTGCCCATCGTCTTCATCACCGGCCACGGCGACGTGCCGATGGCCGTGAACACGATGAAGAAGGGCGCGATGGATTTCATCCAGAAGCCCTTCAAGGAAGACGAGCTCGTGAGCCTGGTCGAGCGCATGCTCGACTACGCGAAGGGCGCGTTCGCCGAATCCCAGAGCGCCGCGAGCCGCGACGCCCTGCTGTCCAAACTGACGTCGCGCGAAGCGCAGGTGCTCGAGCGCATCGTCGCAGGCCGCCTGAACAAGCAGATCGCGGACGACCTGGGCATCAGCATCAAGACGGTGGAGGCGCACCGCGCCAACATCATGGAAAAGCTCAACGCGAACACGGTCGCCGACCTGCTGAAGATCGCGCTCGGCCAGAACGCCCCCAAGGGTTGA